AAGAGAGTCCAGGGGATACTCTGCAGCAAACATTGTTTCCCGGAACTGGAGGTGGGATTAAGGAAGTGATGGGACTACAGTTCCCGGCTTGATATTTGATATCTTTGTCTTTCCTGTTTTGATAGGCCCAGTTATGCTTACAGTAGTGCCAGGCCTAAGGTTAATATACAGTAAATGTAGTTATGTGTTTGTGATTGATCCTTCATAATACTCTTCAAGTAATTTCCATATTAGAGCACACCTGATAGTGGTTTCATATTTCCTTGATAAAACATACCAATTTTGGCAAGTAGGCCATGCCAGAAAAAGTTTTCTCTGTTGTAGTACAGCCAAAGCAGCATGGCATCTTTAATGATTCCCATTGGTGCTTGATAATCAGTTGGGTATTGTTGGGTCCCAAAATACGTCATTTCTTTATTACCACcttctcaatatatatatatgacttatttTAGAGGAAATATTCCTATTTGTCATTATTTCCGGGAAATACCATTGTTTTTGGAAAGAGAAGCTCTCCAGATTTTAGTATGTCTGACTCAAGGAATGTTCTGAAACACTGCAGAACTGGTAAGTCATAGGGGAAACTTTAACATACATTAAAACAATATGGAACCATCTCTAGGTTGTGACATTTAATCCCATTGTTCATAGCGTAGAATCAAATGTGAAGAGTCCTTTAGAAGCTGTACACTATAATAACATTAGAGAGTTCTGGAAGGCATTATTCTAGTCGTCATATAAACACAGCATCTTCTCATTGTAAAGGTGGTAACATGGATCAAATCAAATATTGAGCACACTTTGTTacacttcatttcattttccatctGCCAATGAGTTTCCATGTCAAGCTTCATGATATCAATGTCATTCCCAATAAACATTCAAGAGCATTTCCAATCCATGCGAGGGGCTCCTCAGGAAGTAAGTGGCTGAATGATTCTTTGTTTTCAAGGAAATGGGTTATTCCTTGTGCTTATAAACCTCCCAGACCTAATACTTCAATCTATCCTGTTCTGGTCAACAGGCAAGCAAACGAAAATCAGCTAGTTGACCGGTGTAATGTGGACAAGAGCATTATTTTTGGCAAGTCAGACCTAAGCCATAATTGCTTTCATTTCATATTCTTCTGTATTAAGATTACAAGtgctttttagaaaatacatttttatagtcTAAATCAatccttttttcttaagtagTTGAATGGATTGTTCCTGTAGATCAAGCAACTGGTACATCAATcatgatttgtcttttttcttcataattttgatTCATATGATCTCCTGTGAGTAAATTTCCACTTCTAATAGTTTAACTGCTCTTGAGTCTATACACTAGTCTGTTGATTTCAAGGTTTATATACCTTTCTTCTCAGCCATTTTAGAATAGTCAGAAATTCATTTACAGTAAGAAGAAAGTTAAGGAACTTTGCTTCTGCAGGAAGAGGGAATGCTGGTCAGATGTCAAATGTCAAAAAcaaactttttctctttgttctcttgaCCCTTGCTCCCTCCACCCTTTTAGGGAATGTGTGGAGGAGAATGtgtatataagtgtgtgtgtgtgtgtgtgtctataatgTACAGTTAGTAACTTATATGTGAAAATGTGcttggggtacctggtggctcagtcagttaagcatctgccttcagcttaggtcatgatctcagggtcccaggatcaaaccccgagTAATGccaggctccctactcaatgaggagtcttcttctccctctcccacagtcactcccctctgtgtgtgtgtgtgtgtgcgtgcgctctctctcccttaaatgaatgaatgaataaataaataaataaatctttgaataaagaaaaaaggaaatgtgatgtaagggaaaaatatagattaatacaaaatatactatcaaaacaaacaaaacatgaaaagcagaaagaaattctTTGAGTTTCAATAAACCTATTTCATAGTTATATATCACTAGTATCTTATCCCAGAATGTTTTtggaataataatgataaagttAACATTTCTATTGTTGCTAAcaaactttatcattttttaaaaagattttatttacccattcatgagaaacacagatagagagaggcagagacacaggcagagggagaagcaggctccatgcagggagcctgatgtgggacccgatcctgggtctccaggatcaggccctgagccaaaggcaggcgccaaaccactgagccaccagggatcctcCAAACTTTATCTTTAGAAGAGtgttagatttacagaaaaatttcgTAGAGATTAGAGGGAGTTCCCATATACCTTGCATCTAGTATGCAACTAATGAATTGGTATTGATAcactattattaactaaagtccacactttattcagatttcctcagtttttacttaatgtctttttctctgttccaggatcccacccaggataccacattacatttagtcctCATGTCTCCTCAGGCTCCTCTtagctgtgacagtttctcagactctTCATTTTTGATGACCACGAAGGTATTAAGTATTATTGGTTGAGTATCTTATAAGATGCCCCTGCTTTGGAATGCGTCGATATTTCCTAGTGATTAGACTGGGGTTACAGATTTTGGGAAGACCACAGAGATAAGTGCCATTTTATCCTATCAAGGGTACTACTGACAGAGAGATTAAACATTGTTGCTAATATCGACTTTTATCACCTGGGTGAGGCTGTATTTGTGATGCTTCTTCACTCTCAAGTTAACCTTTTACTTTCCTCTTATACTTTCCTTTGAAAGGAAGTTATGTACAGGAAACACTTAAGGAGTGGGGTGCTAGGCTTCACATCTTTGAACTcgaaatatttacataaattatttgaaattctccTTCATGGgaaatttttctcttctccacttatttgttgaattatttatttataccagtGTAGACTCATGAGCCTTTATTTTACACTCTGGGTTATAATCCAatgctactttatttatttgaattacccaaattgttccagctttgtcACTTGGGAGTTCTTTTAGTTGGttcctgtgtccctttgacatgTCCCatcactgtgttttgttttcttttgttttgttttaagcgacctgtttgcttttttatagattttgtttgATCCAGTAGTAGGTATAAATAATATTTAGCTCCATTATTCTGTGAGCatttctattttccattattaaagTAAAAGACAACAATGAAGATTGAATAATagataaaagtagaaagaaaatgtgCAATTCAATCTTCATTACTTGAGTGTGTTCTCTTGAAGtgccctcttttttctttgcatacttttcaccatttcttttttttttttaaataggtctAATCATTCTTTGTAAGTAATTTCACATTTAGGGTTTTTCTATTTAACAGTACATTATGAACATTTTCCTGCCTCACTAATATATATCACTTAAAATGTTCTACATAGGCCAAttactctttccttttcattgatTAAAATTGGTCCATAAATATCTTCAGTGTATTGCATAATTCTGGATGCATAGCAGGTCTTTAACATAGAGATGGAATAAATTAGCTATTTAGaaagtttctatatttttaaattataaatagtgATGAAAGGAGTGTGTTTGTGTATAAGTCACTTAAGTACTTTTACCTGTTTAAGATTTCTAGTAGTTGAGCTGAGTCCAATAATAgcatcaaaattttttaaagattttatttatttattcatgacagagagagagagagagacaggcagagggagaagcaggctctgtgcagggatcccaacatgggacttgatcctgggtctccaggatcacaccccaggctgaaggtggggctaaactgctgggccaccagggctgcccaatatttttGAAGCCCTTAATTCATGGTTAGATTTATAATCTAATTGTATAAAGCTAAtccaatgaaagaaagagaaaaatattaatattacataCTTAATAAGACTCTGCATCAATCTAAATTTTTTAGAATAGGGAATTGACTAGAGGTTATGTGAACATAGGGAAAAATAGATCCCTCATTGGAAAAATTTACCCATGGGATTGTCTCAGAGAAAGAGTGTTCAGCATCATGATGCTTCTTCCTTATGTTTCTGATGTTTGGGAATATAAATCACAGGAAATGAATGGGTATATAGGAAAAGGAGATACAAGGCTATTCCTGGGATTAACATGAGGCATTTTCCCATGAAAGTATTTTCTCCACTCTGGTAATTAATTATCAATGGCACAAAAGGAAGGTTATACTTTATTTACTGCTTTATAAGAATCTAGATAATTGAGAACCATTAGTGATGACAAAAGTTTTTTAGAGCAAAACCAGTAAAACCATTGTTGTTATAAGCATGGGGTGATGGGAAAGTTATGGCACAAATTTAGATCACTATATTGAAAAAACTGTTTTTCTATTAACCACATAAATCAGTTACCTCAAGCTatctcattttgtcattttgaagCTTGGGACGAATAAAAATGTGCAATCCAAACAgcagtcctctttttttttaagattttatttctttattcatgaacaacacagagaaagagagaggcagtgacacaggcagggagagaagcaggctccacacagggagcctgatgtgggactcgatcccgggtctccaggatcacaccctgggctgcaggtggcgctaaactgctgcaccaccggggctgcccagcaatcCTCTTTATAGCCATaaataagagaatgaatgaatacaaaaagaaaatgagataagtTCAGTTCCATTTGGTTGTGGACTTGTGCATCCTTGGTACTTTCTGCTTAAATCCTAAAAgagatatatattaatatataataatagttatatattattaatataataaatatatataagtatatattacaatatatgtaatattttaaatagattttatattatattaaatagattatatattattttaaatagattatatattattattttaaatagattatatattatttacatattatatatgtggtatatatatatgtatatataattacattgttTGACTCTACAAAGTGTGCAATGACCATAACTGATGCTACTATGAGCTGTGAAAGATTCATGCAAGAATGGAGCATAGATTTCTCATGACCTAAAAGCTTAGAAACAGAACTTAATTTAAGGCTTAATTAATAGTTCTTTAACAGAATCACTTTGAAAATATGGGCCTTTAGAATTCTTGCTGTATTTTCCACATTTATCATTTCTAGGTTAAGAAACTCAATATTATTCTGTGAATGTAGAACCCACCATGATCATTATCTTATTTATGgagaattttataaaacacaaagagGCATTCAGTATCATGTATTTTACTGAGGAGGAACCTTAACTCTCAAAAGGAGACACTTATCCTATGTTGCCCCAGTTAGTAACTGCAGGTAGGTATTATATCAAGATCTTTGGACTCCAAGTTCACAACCTATATGATTGTGATTTCACctgctgtttctatttttatctttcagaaatatatattctGAAGTTTCCTTGCTATTTGGTACACTTCTCTGGGCCATTTCAGAAATCACTGACCAACAAAATCTCCCAAAAGTGAGAGGTGCTTAAAGTTCAGGTACCCAGTCTAAATATCAAAATTAGACACCAACATGAGCCATCCTTTCTGTATACATAACTTTTCCACCCACGATTCTCACTCAATTTGATTATGAGATAATTTGACAGCATGGAAAGTGCAAACCATTCAGTGGTGTCTGAATTCATTTTGCTTGGACTTTCCAAATCTCAgaatcttcagatttttttctttgtaggatTCTCTGTGGTCTATGCCGGGATTGTGTTAGGAAACCTCCTCATCTTGGTCACTGTGACCTTTGACTCACACCTTCACACACCAATGTACTTTCTGCTTATCAATCTGTCCTGTATAGATATGATCCTAGCTTCTTTTGCTACCCCTAAGATGATCATGGACTTCCTCCGAAAACAGAAGACAATCTCTTGGTGGGGATGTTATTCTCAGATGTTTTTCATGCACCTCCTAGGTGGGACTGAGATGATGTTGCTTGTAGCCATGGCAATAGACAGGTATGTTGCCATATGCAAACCCCTCCATTACATGACCATAATGAGCCCACGAGTGCTCGTTGGGCTGCTGTTATCTTCCTACGCAGTTGGCTTTGTGCACTCGTCTAGTCAAATGGCTTTCATGTTGCATTTGCCCTTCTGTGGTCCCAGTGTGGTGGACAGCTTTTTCTGTGACCTTCCCCTTGTGATCAAACTTGCCTGCGAGGACACCTACCTGCTACAACTGCTGGTTATTGCTGACAGCGGCCTCCTGTCTCTGATCTGCTTTCTCCTCTTGCTTGTCTCCTACATGGTTATCATATACTCAGTCAGGCACCGTGCTGCTGGTGGTTCACCCAAGGCCTTCTCCACTCTGTCAGCACACATCACAGTTGTCACTCTCTTCTTTGCCCCATGTGTCTTTATCTATGTATGGCCCTTTAGCAGATATTCTGTAGATAAAATTCTTTCCGTGTTTTATACAATTTTCACACCTCTCTTAAATCCTATTATTTATACATTAAGGAATCAAGAAGTAAAAGCAGCCATAAAGAGGATAAGAATTCGACATATAAATTCAAAACACACTTTGTAGATGATGCTTCTGAAGAAATAACCTCttgtatggacattttaagaaataaacttttaaccTGTTTCAAGTTCTCTAAAAGGAAACAGTAGGTGTAGTTGTTAAAGAGCAAATCCCATTTTTGTCACTGTCAATGGTTAAAGGCATGACAAGTACAGTCTAAAAGACATgcatttaaataatctctttacTACTTCTGAAGTaacttgaaagaatgaataaattctcCTTAAGTACTTCATTTATCTACaaaaatttgtgtttctttgttattttggcatggttttcatttttataattattattactatttctatTATGCTTGAAGTTATTGCTGCTATTATAGTTGTAGTTATTATTGGGAATCTATATGTAGAATATGCACACAGATGACATCTCACATAGCCATTTAGCTGAGTGTCTGATTAACTATTGTTTGCTGctagaaaatacattttgtagaTAATCCCTAGTTAatgtatattaacatttttttactaGTTGCCCCAGGCACAGTCCTCCAACCATTCCTCACATATTTTGTGAGCCCACAATGTGCCAGAAGGTATATCCAGGGTTTCAAGAAGCTTACATGGTTGGAAAGAGTAAACATTGTGGCAGGGACAGTACTATATTACAAGGTTGCATGTCCAACAAAAGTTTATCAGTAATAACACTAatatttgtctcttccttttttctgaaTCCATGGGTAAATTGATTCAGAGCCCACAGAGGGGAAGAGATGATTGGTACTCCTGAGAAGTCGACAGTCAATTCTTAGTAATTAGTATCaagcttttacttttattttaaaaatacagtttacaaattgcaaataacctttattatttatttttttttttttgagggagagagaatgtgtgcatgcatgaatggtggaggggcagaggaagagggagagacagaaccttaagcaggctccatgaccagtacatgcctgacctggggcttgatctcaggaccctgggatgatgacctgagctgaaatcaagagtcagatgtttaaccggctgaggcacccaggtgcacCCAAATTCACTTTCCTTAGTGTAGAATTCTGTGTCTTGACAATTGCATGGTCATATAATCATCACAGTGAGAATATAGGGGAGTTTCATCAACCCTCAAATTCCTGTGTGCCCCTTTGTGGCCCACCTCTCTTTCCTATCTTCTGGCTCTGATAATAGTGATCTGATTTTTATGCCTAGTTTGCCTTTTCTAGACTAATCACATAAGCAGAATCATATGGtgagtagcttttaaaaaaagttttatttaaattccagttagctaacatacaatataatctcagtttcaggtgtaccacgtagtgattcagcacttccatacaaccccaagtactcatcacaagtgccccccttaatCTCTATCACCTATCTTATCCATCCCCatacccacctcctctctgggaaccatcagtttattctctatagacaagaatctgtttcatggtttgcctttctttctcttttttccctttgctaatttgttttgtttcttaaggtctgtatatgagtgaaatcatgttatttttctttctttgactgacttattttgcttagcataatactctctagctccacccatgtcattgcaaatggtgatattttattgtttttatggctgagtaatattccattgtatatatatcctTCTtcctatccattcatcagtctatggacacttgggctgtttccataatttggctgttacAGATAGTCATGgtataaatattgaattaagtatttttgccttctttggataaatatctagtagtgcaattgctggatcctagggtagttcttttgttaattatttgaggaacctccatactgttttctagagtggctgcaccagtttgcatttccaagagggttcccctttttctacatcctcacctaCACCTATTATTTCTTATGttgttaattgtagccattcttgacaggtgtgaggtggtatctctatagttttgatttgcattcccatgATGATGAGTaatattcgggatcttttcttttcatgtttctattagccacccagatgtcttctttggaaaaatatctattcatgtcttctgcccactctgtaattggattatttgagattttttggTTTGAGTTggattccttttttatatatgttggataataactctttatcaggtatgtcatttgcaaatatgatgCCCCATTCCATAGTTTCCCTTTAGTTtactgattgttttctttgctgttcagaGTAGTAAATAACCTTTTGAgcatggcttctttcactcagcataatgcctttgaaATTCATTCAATAAGAAGTTGTGTTTATCATTATAAATCAGtgttacattttaatatcttaataGTATCCTCATTGCTATTCTTCCTCAAATTGTCTTGAAACCAGGTCAATTATTCATTGATATTAACTAGAATGATTTTATCAAATGCTATGAATGCTAAGTAATTATATATGCATTACTTTTATACATTGATTTAGGAAGAAATACAATATTGACAATATTGATCTTTTTAATCCTAGAACATGGttcatttctgcatttattcAGGTCTTCTTCTTTTATCCCCCagcaatattttataacttttttcatTAAGTACTTAAGATATTAATCTTATGAATTACTTAATTTAGGGTTTTTTGGAAGCCATTTTTACTTGTAACATTTTGGTATTCATGGAATGTAGAAAatggatatttgtatatatatatttacttgaaATTAGCCACTAACCTAAACACTAAATCACTGAAACTTTTAGTCAAGTTTTTGGGCTTAGACTATAATGTTTCAACTatgataatattattttcctattattatcatttttaaagattttattaattcatgagacacacacacacacacagaggcagagacacaggcagagggggaagcgggctccatgcagggagcctgatatgggactcaatcctgggtctccaggatcatgccctgggccaaaagcagcgctaaaccactaagccacaggggctgtccttattttcctattatttatcaatatctttttttcatattttagctcATGACATGTCTAGGACTAAataccattttgaaatttttcctgaATGCCAAAGAATAATATAGATATATGTCATAAAAGGTCTGACACAACTGTACTCTAGTAAGGAGAATTACtgattttaatatgtatatataatataatgaatatacatatttttattaaaatgacacatattttggatagtaacaaCTACCAATTGCACTTGGATTATTTGACATGGAAAAATCTTAGAATTTTAGGGGGCTAATGTTAACATTTCTGGTGGGTAGAGGTAAGTCTTTTTTAGTTATAGAAGAAATCTAAGAAAATTAATCTAAAGTTGATTGCTTACAACTCtaaacaaaaactggaaaaagtttACAAGAAGCTTCCTGCCATCTAGTGGTGGCAATCTCCCATGTTTTTCTTTGTAGCTTTAGCAATGCCAAGAATTAGGAAGGAGGATTTATAAGAATGGTCTGGAGTCTTTCCAATCCCCCAGTAGGCAATCTGTATACAGCCTATACCCTCTAAGGTGGCAATCAAGGTGATTACCATCTCACCGTTACCAAACATAGacgttttcaaaattttaatgttattctAAAGGCTTCCTATCCTCTAGTATCCTTCAGCCAAATCCAGAATTCCAGGGGATGTCACACTCATTAAATCATTATTAAGAATTAGAGTATTCtggaggagggggcaagatggcggaagagtagggtccccaagtcacctgtctccaccaaagtacctagataactttcaaatcatcctgaaacctatgaattcggtctgagatttaaagagagaacagcctggaatgctacagtgagaagagttcgtgcttctatcaagtaaaacttgtttttggccactctacacagagcaaaataactagaaggaaaaacgtacctcaaaagaaggaatcagaaatagtcctctctcccatagagttacaaaatttggattacaattcaatgtcagaaagccaattcagaagcataattataaagctactggtggctctagaaaaaagcataaaggactctagagactttgttactgcaaaatggagatctaatcaggctgaaattaaaaataaattaaatgagatgcaaccAAGCTAGgggtcctaacaacaagggttaatgaggtagaagaacaagtgagtgacataccAGACAacttgatggcaaggagggaaactgaggaaaaaatagaaaaacaattaaaagatcatgaggataggttaagggaaataaatg
The DNA window shown above is from Vulpes vulpes isolate BD-2025 unplaced genomic scaffold, VulVul3 u000000652, whole genome shotgun sequence and carries:
- the LOC112912474 gene encoding olfactory receptor 4K13, with product MESANHSVVSEFILLGLSKSQNLQIFFFVGFSVVYAGIVLGNLLILVTVTFDSHLHTPMYFLLINLSCIDMILASFATPKMIMDFLRKQKTISWWGCYSQMFFMHLLGGTEMMLLVAMAIDRYVAICKPLHYMTIMSPRVLVGLLLSSYAVGFVHSSSQMAFMLHLPFCGPSVVDSFFCDLPLVIKLACEDTYLLQLLVIADSGLLSLICFLLLLVSYMVIIYSVRHRAAGGSPKAFSTLSAHITVVTLFFAPCVFIYVWPFSRYSVDKILSVFYTIFTPLLNPIIYTLRNQEVKAAIKRIRIRHINSKHTL